A genomic window from Helicobacter suis HS1 includes:
- a CDS encoding cation:proton antiporter domain-containing protein yields the protein METHALYVIVAGLGLSVVSGLLLKKIEMPVIIGYILTGLVIAALFRIADFESLSDIADFGIVFLMFMIGLEFNLDKLKSMKQEVLLFGGLQVVLTSIVLVVFGYYVMGSSWGFSLVVAMGFSLSSTAIVLKSFEESKQLNTPVGKIVVGILIFQDIAAIPILLILMLMGGGGDHLLKLIIKTVVSSAIILALLLLPGRLTATKILNLAAESRLPELFMGTILLIILGAASLSHFFGFSMSLGAFVAGIAISKSRYRIRVQEEFESLKNIFLGLFFVTVGMQIHLDFLFENIFAVILLISLAMCLKILVLYLILRVFRDAQSAIKTALSLAQIGEFALVVFLSASKLNLLTLQKHQGVLAFLRDHDIIRVGAGDIQQFLVLMIIFSMLITPFILKYLDSLVDFFTHKFHSQSELKKDVK from the coding sequence ATGGAAACACATGCACTGTATGTGATTGTAGCGGGGTTGGGGTTGAGTGTGGTTAGTGGTTTGTTATTAAAGAAAATAGAAATGCCCGTAATCATTGGTTATATCCTAACAGGACTAGTGATTGCTGCGTTATTTCGCATTGCAGATTTTGAATCGCTTTCAGATATTGCAGATTTTGGGATTGTCTTTTTAATGTTCATGATTGGCCTAGAATTTAACCTTGACAAACTTAAGAGCATGAAACAAGAAGTTTTGTTATTTGGAGGGTTGCAGGTGGTGCTTACCTCCATTGTTCTTGTGGTCTTTGGTTATTATGTCATGGGATCATCTTGGGGATTTTCTTTGGTAGTGGCGATGGGTTTTTCTCTCTCCTCTACAGCCATTGTACTAAAATCCTTTGAAGAGAGTAAGCAACTAAATACTCCTGTGGGTAAAATTGTGGTGGGGATTTTAATCTTCCAAGACATCGCAGCAATCCCGATTTTGCTTATTTTAATGCTCATGGGAGGGGGGGGTGATCACCTCCTAAAACTCATCATTAAAACCGTTGTCTCCTCTGCGATTATTTTAGCCCTTTTACTTTTACCGGGCAGATTAACAGCCACCAAGATTTTAAACCTAGCAGCAGAGAGTCGCCTACCTGAGCTGTTCATGGGTACAATTTTACTCATCATTCTAGGCGCAGCAAGCTTAAGCCACTTTTTTGGTTTTTCTATGTCTTTAGGGGCTTTTGTAGCCGGTATTGCTATTTCTAAATCGCGTTATCGTATCCGTGTACAAGAAGAATTTGAATCCTTGAAAAATATTTTTTTAGGTCTCTTTTTTGTTACGGTGGGCATGCAAATCCATTTAGACTTTTTATTTGAAAATATCTTTGCTGTGATTCTTTTAATTAGTCTAGCGATGTGCTTAAAAATTTTAGTTCTTTATTTAATTTTGCGTGTTTTTAGAGATGCCCAAAGTGCGATCAAAACAGCGCTTTCACTCGCCCAAATTGGGGAGTTTGCTTTGGTTGTATTCTTAAGTGCAAGTAAACTCAATTTATTAACCTTGCAAAAGCATCAAGGCGTTTTGGCTTTCTTGCGCGATCATGATATTATCCGTGTGGGTGCAGGTGATATCCAACAATTTTTGGTTTTAATGATCATCTTTTCTATGCTCATCACTCCCTTTATTCTCAAATACCTAGACTCTTTAGTGGATTTTTTCACCCACAAATTCCACAGCCAAAGCGAGCTTAAAAAGGATGTCAAATAA
- the arsR gene encoding acid response regulator transcription factor ArsR, which produces MIRILMIEDDAELAEILSEFLSRHGIEVVNCDEPYTGISAAITHQYDLLLLDLTLPNLDGLEVCKKISKQKDIPIIISSARNDLDDKVQAFECGADDYIPKPYDPKELLIRIQSLLRRYHKKPLQEGSLQQRSSLFRIDSDAREVFMHNKKLELTRAEYEILTLLISKKGHVFSRESIAIESESINPESSNKSIDVIIGRLRSKIEKDPKKPKHIISVRGVGYKLEF; this is translated from the coding sequence ATGATCAGGATACTCATGATAGAAGATGATGCAGAATTAGCCGAAATTTTAAGTGAGTTCTTGAGTCGCCATGGCATTGAGGTTGTTAATTGCGATGAACCCTATACCGGCATTAGTGCAGCCATCACCCACCAGTATGATTTGTTGCTTTTAGACTTGACTTTACCTAATTTAGATGGCTTAGAGGTGTGCAAAAAAATCTCTAAACAAAAAGACATTCCCATTATTATTTCCTCAGCTAGAAACGATTTAGACGATAAGGTACAGGCTTTTGAGTGTGGCGCAGATGATTATATCCCCAAACCCTACGATCCTAAAGAACTCCTTATTCGTATCCAGTCTCTCTTACGCCGCTATCATAAAAAGCCACTTCAGGAAGGTAGCTTGCAACAAAGAAGTTCGCTTTTCCGCATCGATTCAGATGCGCGCGAAGTGTTTATGCATAATAAGAAGTTAGAACTTACCCGTGCGGAGTATGAAATCCTTACCCTTTTGATCAGTAAAAAAGGCCATGTGTTTTCTCGCGAATCGATTGCTATTGAATCTGAGTCAATCAACCCAGAAAGTTCTAATAAGAGCATTGATGTGATCATTGGGCGTTTGCGATCTAAAATTGAGAAAGATCCTAAAAAACCAAAGCACATTATTTCAGTGCGGGGAGTTGGCTATAAACTAGAGTTTTAA
- a CDS encoding ArsS family sensor histidine kinase, which translates to MSSSIFSKIVFLFVVSIASFAAFSYYFIHSQIDHENFQTQIRHQQFITTINQVLADRSNRYSAEVYLHELGFQEITPQELHEILANQKDKVEDSKNPLAQIIKVGNKIFISLKSQGNTVQHEEIHKTSYRNYYFAILCGALLIILIFMFMLQGFMPINELRKKVHLFSKGEMNIECKIDQQDEIGDLALAFDNAIKKIKSMNESRILFLRAIMHELRTPITKGMIVAEMVGDTLQKERLLATFKRLNTLIEQFARIEQLSSKNYKITKEVFLMDHLLEHVKNMLLLEHESTCIQADVPNCVFETDFELFSLVIKNLLDNGLKYSPNRQVRVEVVGKDIRLSNQGQALKEDLIHYFKPYFQHEKPSDAHGFGLGMYIIKSALDTLGFHLSYAHHEGKNFFTIHGCVLQELTPSFLKFPDPQKSLKTS; encoded by the coding sequence TTGTCATCTTCTATCTTTAGTAAGATTGTTTTTTTATTTGTTGTCTCAATTGCTAGTTTTGCGGCTTTTTCCTATTACTTTATCCATTCTCAAATTGATCATGAGAACTTCCAAACCCAGATCCGCCACCAGCAATTCATCACCACGATTAACCAAGTACTAGCCGATAGGAGTAATCGCTACTCTGCTGAGGTGTATTTACACGAACTAGGTTTTCAAGAGATCACCCCACAAGAGCTCCATGAAATCTTAGCCAACCAGAAAGATAAAGTTGAAGATAGCAAAAACCCTCTAGCCCAAATCATTAAAGTAGGCAATAAGATATTTATCTCTCTTAAAAGTCAGGGTAATACGGTGCAGCATGAAGAGATACATAAAACTTCTTATCGCAATTACTACTTTGCTATTTTATGTGGGGCGCTTTTAATCATTTTAATTTTCATGTTCATGTTACAGGGTTTCATGCCTATTAATGAATTACGCAAAAAAGTACATTTATTTTCTAAGGGTGAGATGAACATTGAATGTAAGATCGATCAACAAGATGAAATCGGCGATTTAGCTTTAGCCTTTGATAATGCTATTAAGAAAATCAAGAGCATGAATGAATCGCGCATTTTATTTTTGCGTGCCATTATGCATGAATTGCGTACCCCTATTACAAAGGGCATGATTGTAGCAGAAATGGTAGGTGATACCCTCCAAAAAGAACGCCTTTTAGCCACTTTTAAACGACTCAATACTTTGATTGAACAATTTGCACGCATCGAACAATTATCCTCTAAGAACTACAAAATCACTAAAGAGGTTTTTTTAATGGATCACTTGCTTGAGCATGTCAAAAATATGCTCTTGCTTGAACATGAGAGTACTTGTATTCAGGCTGATGTACCCAATTGTGTTTTTGAAACCGATTTTGAACTCTTTAGTTTAGTGATTAAAAATCTTTTAGATAATGGGCTTAAATACAGCCCTAACCGACAAGTACGGGTTGAGGTAGTGGGTAAGGATATACGGCTTTCTAATCAAGGTCAAGCGCTTAAAGAAGATTTGATTCATTACTTTAAGCCTTATTTTCAGCATGAAAAACCCAGTGATGCCCACGGGTTTGGGCTTGGCATGTATATCATTAAAAGCGCTTTAGATACTTTGGGATTTCATCTAAGTTATGCCCACCATGAAGGTAAAAACTTTTTTACAATCCATGGTTGTGTTTTACAAGAATTAACCCCCTCCTTTCTTAAATTTCCAGATCCTCAAAAATCTCTTAAAACTTCATGA
- a CDS encoding amidophosphoribosyltransferase, which translates to MIGFYHSSKPPLHQALLALQHRGQQGMRFILSNGKNLINPPNLETTTLESKHAIGQNLGTHQDFQNNHSLALAFCGRLSNTNSPASFILNLLEKSQAKSLISKVQEILPQLQGGYSFLLLSAETLIAIRDVKGFRPLSVGFLNEGFMLASETCVLQALRATNIREVEAGEILVFSKEGMQTLKQPTNNPSPCVFEAIYFSHPASQLFNQSVYTLREHLGKILAKEQPLKADLVIPIPNSGTLAALSYAKSLNLPFAPLLNLNPYVGRSFIEPTQKERLLKAEQKFMLVPNSVKDKSLILIDDSLVRGTTSSVVIQMLKRAGAKHISLLLSAPPLLSACFWGIDIPEESELLSIAGEEALKIGADFVGFLSLDGLREAIGMNFCENCFKRRDHV; encoded by the coding sequence ATGATTGGTTTTTATCACTCCTCTAAGCCCCCACTCCACCAAGCTTTATTGGCTTTACAACACCGTGGCCAGCAAGGCATGCGTTTTATCCTCTCAAATGGTAAAAATCTCATTAACCCCCCCAATTTAGAAACCACAACTTTAGAAAGTAAACATGCCATCGGCCAAAATCTAGGTACGCATCAGGATTTTCAAAACAACCATTCTTTAGCCCTTGCCTTTTGCGGGCGCTTATCTAACACAAATTCCCCCGCCTCTTTTATTCTAAATCTCTTAGAAAAAAGCCAAGCCAAAAGTTTAATAAGCAAGGTACAAGAAATTTTGCCACAGCTACAAGGGGGCTATAGTTTTTTACTCTTGAGTGCAGAGACTTTAATTGCTATACGAGATGTGAAGGGTTTTAGACCCTTAAGTGTAGGTTTTTTAAATGAAGGGTTTATGCTAGCTAGTGAAACTTGTGTTCTGCAGGCTCTAAGGGCAACAAACATTAGAGAGGTTGAAGCGGGGGAAATATTAGTTTTTTCAAAAGAGGGCATGCAAACTTTAAAACAGCCAACAAATAACCCTAGCCCCTGCGTGTTTGAGGCGATTTATTTTAGCCACCCTGCTAGCCAGCTTTTTAACCAGAGTGTTTATACTCTGCGTGAGCATCTGGGTAAAATTCTAGCCAAAGAACAGCCCCTTAAAGCAGATTTAGTAATTCCTATTCCTAATAGTGGCACGCTAGCAGCCCTTTCTTATGCCAAAAGCCTCAACCTACCCTTTGCCCCCCTTCTTAACCTTAATCCCTATGTGGGGCGCTCTTTTATAGAGCCCACGCAAAAAGAACGCCTGCTTAAAGCAGAACAAAAATTCATGCTTGTACCAAATAGTGTTAAAGATAAAAGTTTAATTCTGATAGATGATTCTTTAGTACGCGGTACAACAAGCTCTGTAGTGATACAAATGTTAAAAAGAGCAGGGGCTAAACACATTAGTTTACTTTTAAGCGCCCCCCCTCTTCTCTCCGCTTGCTTTTGGGGGATAGACATTCCAGAGGAGAGCGAGCTTTTAAGTATAGCAGGAGAGGAAGCCTTAAAAATTGGGGCGGATTTTGTGGGGTTTTTATCACTAGATGGGCTTAGAGAGGCTATTGGAATGAATTTTTGTGAAAACTGCTTTAAAAGGAGAGATCATGTTTAA
- the hemB gene encoding porphobilinogen synthase, with product MFKRFRRLRSTQTMRTLVCQTKLCIQDFIAPLFIAEGLEDKTPIASMPGVYQMGLKVLLDECRLLQDLGIQAVLLFGIPKHKDAIGSAALDSNHPVAQATRAIKKHFPHLCVIADLCFCEYTNHGHCGILKEGVLDNDATLEILEKQALILVESGVDMIAPSAMLDGMVASLRKALDKANFNHIPIMSYSTKFASSYYGPFRDAANSAPSFGDRKSYQMDFANRREAILESLEDEVQGADILMIKPALAYLDILRDVRERTLLPLAVYNVSGEYAMFKLAQAQNLMDYPALLFETMIAFKRAGADIIISYHAKEIAEILQREV from the coding sequence ATGTTTAAACGCTTTAGACGCCTTAGATCCACACAAACCATGCGTACGCTTGTGTGCCAAACCAAGCTTTGTATACAAGATTTTATCGCCCCTCTTTTTATTGCAGAAGGTTTAGAAGACAAAACCCCCATTGCCTCCATGCCCGGGGTCTATCAAATGGGTCTTAAAGTTTTGCTAGATGAGTGTAGACTTTTGCAAGATTTAGGCATTCAAGCGGTTTTACTCTTTGGTATCCCTAAGCATAAAGACGCTATAGGTTCAGCAGCTCTTGATTCTAATCACCCTGTAGCTCAGGCAACAAGAGCCATCAAAAAGCATTTTCCTCATTTATGTGTGATCGCCGATTTGTGTTTTTGCGAATACACCAATCACGGGCATTGTGGGATTTTAAAAGAGGGGGTTTTAGACAACGATGCCACCCTAGAAATTTTAGAAAAGCAGGCTTTGATCTTAGTAGAAAGCGGGGTGGATATGATTGCCCCTAGCGCTATGCTTGATGGCATGGTAGCTAGTTTACGCAAGGCTTTAGATAAGGCTAATTTTAATCATATTCCTATCATGAGTTATTCAACTAAATTTGCTAGTAGCTATTATGGCCCTTTTAGAGATGCGGCCAACTCAGCCCCTAGTTTTGGAGACCGCAAGAGCTATCAAATGGATTTTGCTAACCGCAGGGAGGCTATTTTAGAAAGCTTAGAAGATGAGGTGCAGGGGGCAGATATTTTAATGATCAAGCCAGCCTTAGCGTATTTAGATATTTTGCGCGATGTCCGTGAACGCACGCTTTTACCTTTGGCGGTTTATAATGTAAGCGGGGAATATGCTATGTTTAAACTTGCACAGGCACAAAATCTCATGGATTATCCAGCGCTTTTATTTGAAACCATGATAGCTTTTAAGCGGGCGGGGGCAGATATAATCATTAGTTATCACGCTAAAGAGATCGCAGAAATTTTACAAAGGGAGGTTTAA
- a CDS encoding YebC/PmpR family DNA-binding transcriptional regulator, whose protein sequence is MGRAFEYRRAAKEKRWDKMSKIFPKLAKAITLAAKEGGGDPASNAKLRTAILNAKAQNMPKDNIEAAIKRASSSEGNLIEISYEGRANYGVLLFIECMTDNPTRTIANLKSYFNKTPGASILSNGSLEFMFSKKSVFECALSDLASLGFSSEDVELALIDYGLESLEIIEDVLVAIGDYTSFKELHEGFDALKLPILKASLQRIANTPIDLSEEALAESRKLLDRIEEDDDVVALYTNIS, encoded by the coding sequence ATGGGAAGAGCTTTTGAATACAGACGAGCGGCTAAGGAAAAACGCTGGGATAAAATGAGTAAAATTTTTCCTAAACTAGCTAAGGCTATTACGCTAGCAGCTAAGGAGGGTGGGGGCGATCCAGCTAGCAATGCTAAATTACGCACGGCTATTTTAAATGCTAAAGCCCAAAACATGCCAAAGGATAATATTGAGGCAGCAATCAAGCGGGCAAGCAGTAGTGAGGGGAATTTGATAGAAATTAGCTATGAGGGGCGGGCTAATTATGGTGTTTTGCTCTTTATTGAGTGCATGACAGATAACCCCACCCGCACCATTGCTAATCTTAAAAGCTATTTTAATAAAACACCCGGGGCCAGTATTCTTAGCAATGGTTCTTTAGAATTCATGTTTTCTAAAAAAAGTGTCTTTGAATGCGCCCTTTCTGATCTAGCTTCTTTAGGGTTTTCAAGCGAAGATGTGGAGTTAGCCTTAATTGATTATGGTTTAGAGTCTTTGGAAATCATTGAAGATGTATTAGTGGCAATAGGTGATTATACGAGTTTTAAAGAACTCCATGAAGGATTTGATGCCTTAAAACTCCCCATTCTAAAAGCCTCTTTACAACGAATCGCTAATACCCCCATTGATTTAAGCGAAGAAGCCCTAGCTGAGAGTAGAAAGCTTTTAGATAGAATAGAAGAAGATGATGATGTCGTCGCGCTTTATACCAACATTTCTTGA
- the ruvX gene encoding Holliday junction resolvase RuvX encodes MIIACDIGLKRIGLAIYAQKIILPLNSIKRINRKQASLELLHLLETKKATKLIVGLPHACYTTRQRVLHFINLLNFAPVIYVEEDNSSVEALTNLWHLSSKKRQKASKDGALDSLAACEILRRYLAQEMLV; translated from the coding sequence ATGATCATCGCTTGTGATATTGGGCTTAAACGAATCGGTCTTGCGATTTATGCACAAAAAATTATTCTGCCCCTTAATTCCATTAAACGGATTAATCGCAAACAAGCTAGTTTAGAATTACTCCATTTGCTAGAAACTAAAAAGGCCACAAAACTCATCGTCGGATTGCCCCATGCCTGCTACACCACACGCCAACGCGTTTTACATTTTATTAATCTACTTAACTTTGCGCCTGTGATTTATGTTGAGGAAGATAATAGCAGTGTAGAGGCGCTTACTAATCTTTGGCATTTATCTAGCAAAAAACGCCAAAAAGCCAGCAAAGACGGCGCACTAGATAGTTTGGCTGCCTGTGAGATTTTAAGGCGCTATCTAGCTCAAGAAATGTTGGTATAA
- the dprA gene encoding DNA-processing protein DprA, whose product MPVLSHFNYTLLNALPTVLGHLKNPPQNLYYVGRLELFNAPFKIALVGTRKPSVYTQQLTAKLAKGIMQMGGVVVSGGAFGVDIIAQKNALPHTIMISPCSLDLIYPPSNHATITRIAKEGLLVSEYQENFQPYRFSFLERNRLVVALSDLVIIPEASHNSGSMASAHLALAQKKPLFVLPQRLYESEGTLSLLAQNKAQAIYDIDAFLDQLAQKFNTKPPKEKAQNAFLKFCQSAPSFEEAYAQFGDFLLEQELLGVVKRENGRVVLL is encoded by the coding sequence TTGCCCGTATTAAGCCATTTTAACTACACCTTACTTAACGCGCTACCCACAGTCTTAGGGCATCTTAAAAATCCACCGCAAAATTTATACTATGTGGGTCGCTTAGAGCTTTTCAACGCTCCTTTTAAAATCGCGCTAGTAGGTACGCGTAAACCCAGTGTCTACACCCAGCAACTCACAGCTAAATTAGCAAAGGGCATTATGCAAATGGGGGGAGTGGTGGTCAGTGGTGGGGCTTTTGGGGTAGATATTATTGCCCAAAAAAATGCATTACCCCATACAATTATGATCTCTCCATGTAGTTTAGATTTAATTTATCCTCCAAGTAATCATGCAACCATTACGCGCATTGCTAAAGAAGGCTTACTTGTGAGTGAATACCAAGAGAATTTTCAACCTTATCGTTTTTCATTTTTAGAACGAAACCGTTTAGTGGTGGCTTTAAGCGATTTGGTGATTATTCCAGAAGCAAGCCATAATAGCGGCTCTATGGCAAGCGCTCATTTAGCTCTAGCCCAAAAAAAGCCTCTCTTTGTGTTACCCCAGCGGCTTTATGAGAGTGAGGGAACTCTTTCTCTCTTAGCGCAAAATAAAGCCCAAGCGATTTATGATATAGATGCCTTTTTAGATCAATTAGCCCAAAAATTTAACACAAAGCCCCCTAAAGAAAAAGCACAAAATGCTTTTTTGAAATTCTGCCAGAGTGCGCCTAGTTTTGAGGAGGCGTACGCTCAGTTTGGGGATTTTCTCTTAGAACAAGAACTTTTAGGGGTGGTTAAACGAGAAAATGGGCGGGTTGTGTTGCTATGA
- the minE gene encoding cell division topological specificity factor MinE, which translates to MNLLARFSKSSSSASVAKDRLRLVLACDRSMRLPYIEDMKKEILAVVQKYTQTSKIDVRANSNHDIDTLEVEIVLERDKAQTCPY; encoded by the coding sequence ATGAATTTGCTTGCTAGATTTTCTAAAAGCTCTAGTAGCGCGAGTGTGGCTAAGGACCGATTAAGACTTGTTTTAGCCTGTGATCGCAGCATGCGCTTGCCTTATATTGAAGACATGAAAAAAGAAATTTTGGCTGTGGTGCAAAAATACACCCAAACAAGTAAAATTGATGTACGGGCTAATTCTAACCACGATATTGATACTTTAGAAGTTGAAATTGTGCTAGAAAGGGATAAGGCTCAAACTTGCCCGTATTAA
- the minD gene encoding septum site-determining protein MinD — protein sequence MVITITSGKGGVGKSTTTANLAIGLAMQGKKVLAIDFDIGLRNLDMILGLENRIVYDVVDVMEGNCKLPQALINDKKNKDLYFLPASQSKDKNILDKAKVQALLDAVRTQFDFILLDSPAGIESGFEHAMLFADRAIIVVTPEVSSVRDSDRVIGIIDAKSQKVKEGQEMIKDILINRIKPELVEKQEMLSNEDVLKILALPLIGLVPEDDKIISATNTGEPIIYSSSPSALAFKRITQRLLGQEVAFPEFKAKKGLVGAIKGWFA from the coding sequence GTGGTTATCACAATTACATCTGGCAAAGGGGGAGTGGGTAAGAGTACAACTACGGCTAATTTAGCCATCGGGTTAGCCATGCAAGGCAAAAAAGTCTTAGCAATTGATTTTGATATTGGGTTGCGCAATTTAGACATGATTTTAGGTTTAGAAAACCGCATCGTTTATGATGTTGTAGATGTGATGGAGGGTAACTGTAAATTGCCCCAAGCCCTCATCAATGATAAAAAAAACAAAGACCTTTATTTCCTACCCGCCTCACAGAGTAAGGATAAAAATATTTTAGACAAGGCTAAAGTGCAGGCATTACTTGATGCAGTTAGAACCCAATTTGACTTTATTTTATTAGATTCTCCTGCTGGGATTGAAAGCGGGTTTGAACATGCCATGCTCTTTGCCGATCGCGCTATTATTGTGGTAACGCCAGAGGTTAGCAGTGTCAGAGATAGCGATCGCGTGATTGGAATTATTGATGCTAAGAGTCAAAAGGTTAAAGAGGGGCAAGAGATGATCAAAGATATTTTAATCAACCGTATCAAGCCTGAGTTAGTAGAAAAGCAAGAAATGCTTTCCAATGAAGATGTATTAAAAATTCTAGCCTTGCCTCTTATTGGTTTAGTACCCGAAGATGATAAGATCATTTCAGCCACTAACACAGGAGAGCCCATTATTTATAGCTCAAGCCCTAGCGCTTTAGCTTTTAAACGAATCACACAGCGCCTTTTGGGTCAAGAGGTTGCCTTTCCTGAATTTAAAGCTAAAAAAGGTCTAGTTGGGGCTATTAAGGGGTGGTTTGCATGA
- the ilvC gene encoding ketol-acid reductoisomerase, with amino-acid sequence MPIYTNQDTGALLSKKIAILGYGSHGRAHALNLKDSGVNVKIGLYPSSPSIARAKSDGFEVLSVSACVQVCDVLVLLLPDEIHGDIYRQEIAPHIKPGQTLIFAHGFSICFEQIKAPVGVGVVLVSPKGTGKAVRETYQQGSGVFALMAVEQENSAQNAKEIALGYACALGCGRVGILETTFKDETHGDLFGEQAVLCGGLVVLLEKAFETLVEAGYPMEIAYFECIHEIKVIADLIYTKGVASMQDHISNTAEYGGLVSGDKIVGAGVKTRMQEVLKSIQNGAFTRQFLEEKEQGYPQIKAHKKAFKTHPIEQIGAHLRGYLFKN; translated from the coding sequence TTGCCTATCTACACCAATCAAGATACCGGTGCACTTTTATCTAAAAAGATTGCCATTTTAGGCTATGGATCGCATGGCCGTGCCCATGCCCTTAATCTTAAAGATAGCGGAGTAAATGTAAAAATTGGGCTATACCCTTCAAGCCCTAGCATTGCGCGCGCTAAGAGTGATGGGTTTGAAGTTTTAAGCGTTAGTGCATGCGTACAAGTTTGTGATGTGCTAGTTTTACTCTTACCCGATGAAATCCATGGAGATATTTATCGCCAAGAAATTGCGCCCCATATTAAGCCCGGACAAACCTTAATTTTTGCCCATGGGTTTAGTATCTGTTTTGAACAAATTAAAGCACCTGTTGGGGTGGGGGTGGTGTTAGTTTCGCCTAAGGGCACGGGTAAGGCGGTGCGTGAGACTTATCAACAAGGTAGCGGGGTTTTTGCTCTCATGGCAGTAGAACAAGAAAATAGCGCACAAAATGCTAAAGAGATTGCTTTGGGCTATGCTTGTGCTCTTGGGTGTGGCCGTGTGGGGATTTTAGAAACCACTTTTAAAGATGAAACACATGGCGATCTTTTTGGCGAACAGGCGGTACTGTGTGGCGGTCTGGTGGTTTTATTAGAGAAAGCATTTGAAACCTTAGTAGAAGCCGGTTATCCAATGGAGATTGCTTATTTTGAGTGTATCCATGAAATTAAGGTAATTGCAGATTTGATTTATACTAAGGGTGTGGCTAGCATGCAAGATCATATTTCTAATACGGCTGAATATGGCGGGCTTGTGAGTGGGGATAAAATTGTAGGCGCTGGTGTTAAAACACGCATGCAAGAAGTGTTAAAGAGTATTCAAAATGGCGCGTTTACACGGCAATTTTTAGAGGAAAAAGAACAGGGTTATCCGCAAATAAAAGCCCATAAGAAAGCTTTTAAAACCCACCCTATAGAACAAATCGGGGCGCATTTGCGCGGGTATTTATTTAAGAATTAA